The genomic region AGCTGCTGGCCGGGCGCGTGGATGCGCGCTATGTGCCGGTGGGGGCGCTGGGCATCACCCTGTTTGCGGCGGATCTCTATCTGGCCCTCTCCGGCGTGACCCCGAGCAGCGCCGAGTCGCTCGGGGTGGGGGCGTTCCTCTCCACCTTCCTGGGGTGGCGGGTGAGCGTGGACCTGATGGGGCTGGCGGTGAGCGGCGGTCTGTTCATCGTGCCGCTGTATGCGCTGCTGCAGACCCGCAGCGAGGAGGGCGAACGCAGCCAGACCATCGCCGCCAACAATATCGTCAATGCGGGCTTCATGGTGGTCTCGGCGCTGGCGGTGATGGCGCTGCGTGGGTTTGGCGTCGGCCTGCCGGAGATCGTATTGAGCATCGGCCTGATCAATCTGATCGTCGCCATCTATGTGGTGGGGCTGCTGCCCGACGTGGTGCTCAAGCGTCTGCTGCAAGGGGTGTTGCGCCTGCTCTACCGGGTGGAGGTGAGCGGCGTTGAGCACTTCGCCGCTGCGGGCGAGCGGGTGGTGATCGTGGTCAACCACCTGTCGTTCCTGGACCCGGTGCTGCTGGCGGCGTTTCTGCCCGAACGGCCCCTGTTCGCGGTCAACAGCGGCATCGCCAAACGCTGGTGGGTGCGGCCTTTTCTGCACCTGGTGGAGGCGTACCCGGTGGATCCGGCGGACCCCTTCTCCATTCGCGCCATGGCCCGGCGGGTGGGCGAGGGCAATCGCCTGGCGATCTTCCCCGAAGGGCGCATCACCGTCACCGGCGCGCTGATGAAAGTCTACGAAGGCCCCGGCGTCATCGCCGACCGCGCCGACGCAACCTTGCTGCCGATTCAACTGGAGGGGGCGCAGTACACCCACTTCTCGCGCATTCGCGATAAGATCAAACCGCGCCTGTTCCCCCACATTCGCATGACCATTCTGCCGCCCCGGCGCATGCAGGTTCCCGCTGAGATCAAGGGGCGCGGACGGCGTAAGCGCATCGGCGCGGCGCTGTATGACCTGATGTGTGAGATGCAGGTGCGCAGCGGCAACGATGCGCGCACCCTCACCGACGCCCTGGCCGATGCGTGGCGCATCCATGGCGACGAGCGGCCCATTCTGGAGGACATCACCCGCAAGCCGGTCACCTACGCGCGGGTGATGGTGGGGGCGCAGGCGTTGGGGCGTCCATTGGCCGCCTTCACTCAGCCCGAAGAGGCGGTGGGGCTGCTGCTGCCCAACAGCGTGGCCACGGTGAGCACATTCTTTGGCTTGTCGGTGACGGGGCGGATTCCCGCCATGCTCAACTTCAGCGCCGGGCCCGCCAGCATCGCCTCGGCGGCGCGCACCGCCTGTCTGAAGAGCGTGGTCACCAGCTGCAAATTCATCGCCGCAGGCAAACTGGAGCCGGTGATCGAGGCGCTGCAAGCCGACGGGCGACGCATCGTCTATCTGGAGGAGATTGCGGCCAACATTGGCCGTGTGGACAAGCTGCGCGCGTTGGCGGCGGCGTGGCGGCGGCGTCTGGCGCGTCCAGCGCGCAAGCGGGCCGATGAGGCGGCGGTGATTCTCTTCACCTCCGGCAGCGAGGGCGCGCCCAAGGGGGTGGTGTTGAGCCACCGCAATCTGCTGGCCAACTGTCAGCAGCTCTCGGCGCGCTTGGATTACGACGCCACCGACCGCATCTTCAACGCCCTGCCGGTGTTCCACTCCTTCGGCCTCACTGGCGGTCTGTTGTTGCCGCTGCTGTCCGGCGTGCGCGGCTTCCTCTACCCCTCGCCGCTGCACTATCGGGTGATTCCCGAGTTGGTCTACGACACCAACAGCACCATCCTTTTCGGCACCGACACCTTCCTGGCGGGCTATGCGCGGGTGGCCAATGCGTATGATTTCTACTCCCTGCGGCGGGTCTTCGCCGGGGCGGAGAAGGTGCGTCAGAGCACCCGCGATGCGTGGTTTGAGCAGTTCGGTCTGCGCATTCTGGAGGGGTATGGCGCCACCGAGACCAGTCCGGCCTTGAGCGCCAACACCGCCATGCACTGCCGCATCGGCACGGTGGGGCGGCTGCTGCCGGGCATTACCTATCGATTGGAGCCGGTGCCCGGCATCGACACCGGCGGGCGACTGGTGGTGCGCGGCCCCAACGTGATGAAGGGCTACTTGAAGGCGGACAATCCCGGCGTATTGCAGCCGCCTGCCGATGGCGAGTATGACACCGGCGACATCGTCTCCATCGACGAAGACGGCTTCGTCACCATTCAGGGTCGGGCCAAGCGTTTCGCCAAAATCGCCGGGGAGATGATCTCGCTGGGCGCGGTGGAGGAGGCGGTGGGTCGGGTGTGGCCGGGCGTGCCCCACGCGGTGGTGAATCTGCCCGATGCCCGCAAAGGCGAAAAGCTGGTGCTGGTGACCGAGCAGGAGGGGGCGCACACGGCGGCGCTGCGGCAGGCGTTCCAGGTTGATGGCCTACCGGAGTTGGCGCTGCCCCGGGAGATGATCGTGGTCAAGAGCATGCCGCTGCTGGGTACGGGCAAGTTGAATCACCCGGCCATTAAGCAGCTCGCTGTGGAGGCGGGTTATTGAGATTGGGGGCGGCTTTCGAGTCGGCACAATTTGGCATGTGATATTTGGCGAAGTGGAGATATCGAGGGCTGCGCCCTCAGACTCCCCTAAGATCAACAGCCACACCGTGGGGCTTCGCCCCACACCCCGCTGGGGTCGCAGACCCCAGACCTCGGAAGATCGCGCCAATCAATGTCGCGATCTTCCAAGTGTCCAGCTTCGGTCCGTGTGAGCAGATCTGTGCGAATGGCGGATCGGTTTACGCCAAGTGCTGCTTGAAGAAGGCCAGGGTGCGATCCCAGGCGATCTTGGCCTGCTCGGGGTTGTAGCGCGGGGTGGAGTTGTTGTGGAAACCGTGCCGTGTGCCGGGGTATTGGAACGCCTGATACTCCGCTTCGCTGGCCTTGAGTTCCGCCTCGTAATCCGCGCGGGTGGCGTTGACCTTGGGATCGTCCTCGGCGTAGTTCATCAACAGCGCCGCGCGAATCCGCCCCACGCTCTCCAACGTCGGCGCGCGGCCATAGAACGGAACCGCCGCCGTCAGCTCATCGCCCAACTCCACCGCCAACTGGTTCACCGCCCAGCCGCCATAACAGAAGCCCACCGCGCCCAGCTTGCCGTTGCACTGCGGGTGCGCTTTGAGGAACTTGGCGCCGTTGAGCAGATCGGTGAACAACTTCTCCTTGTCCAGCGACTTCTGCATCACCTTGCCATCGTCGTCATTGCCCGGATAGCCGCCAATGGGGGCCAAGCCGTCCGGCGCAAAGGCGAGGAACCCCTCCGTGGCCAAGCGCCGCGCCA from Magnetofaba australis IT-1 harbors:
- a CDS encoding acyl-[ACP]--phospholipid O-acyltransferase: MSSPLHFLRTTRFLPLFVTQFLGAFNDNLFKNAVVILVTFTLAERMGADAGVLVAAAAGVFILPFFLFSASAGQLADQREKSRLIRRIKLIEIPIMGLATLGFWLGNGWMLLATLFLMGTQSTFFGPLKYGILPDHLHEDELIGGNAWIETGTFIAILLGSIIGGVVIASEGGAQAIGWMLLTVAALGFAASRFIPAAEPQRGGGAAPIDWHVPRATGAILKQALSERALRLSILGISWFWLVGAAFLSLFPLIGKELLGATAGVVTLFLTLFSVGIGIGSMLCNKLLAGRVDARYVPVGALGITLFAADLYLALSGVTPSSAESLGVGAFLSTFLGWRVSVDLMGLAVSGGLFIVPLYALLQTRSEEGERSQTIAANNIVNAGFMVVSALAVMALRGFGVGLPEIVLSIGLINLIVAIYVVGLLPDVVLKRLLQGVLRLLYRVEVSGVEHFAAAGERVVIVVNHLSFLDPVLLAAFLPERPLFAVNSGIAKRWWVRPFLHLVEAYPVDPADPFSIRAMARRVGEGNRLAIFPEGRITVTGALMKVYEGPGVIADRADATLLPIQLEGAQYTHFSRIRDKIKPRLFPHIRMTILPPRRMQVPAEIKGRGRRKRIGAALYDLMCEMQVRSGNDARTLTDALADAWRIHGDERPILEDITRKPVTYARVMVGAQALGRPLAAFTQPEEAVGLLLPNSVATVSTFFGLSVTGRIPAMLNFSAGPASIASAARTACLKSVVTSCKFIAAGKLEPVIEALQADGRRIVYLEEIAANIGRVDKLRALAAAWRRRLARPARKRADEAAVILFTSGSEGAPKGVVLSHRNLLANCQQLSARLDYDATDRIFNALPVFHSFGLTGGLLLPLLSGVRGFLYPSPLHYRVIPELVYDTNSTILFGTDTFLAGYARVANAYDFYSLRRVFAGAEKVRQSTRDAWFEQFGLRILEGYGATETSPALSANTAMHCRIGTVGRLLPGITYRLEPVPGIDTGGRLVVRGPNVMKGYLKADNPGVLQPPADGEYDTGDIVSIDEDGFVTIQGRAKRFAKIAGEMISLGAVEEAVGRVWPGVPHAVVNLPDARKGEKLVLVTEQEGAHTAALRQAFQVDGLPELALPREMIVVKSMPLLGTGKLNHPAIKQLAVEAGY
- a CDS encoding dienelactone hydrolase family protein, translated to MSKHDHDAPSKQPTIAADQIDPRIYDLYDDYCHTTMSRRDFLDRAGALAVAGGAGLAMAQALLPRYAEAQMVSFTDTRIKPAYVAYDSPGGTSGKMRGYLVTPTEGKTFGAVLVIHENRGLNPYIEDVARRLATEGFLAFAPDGLAPIGGYPGNDDDGKVMQKSLDKEKLFTDLLNGAKFLKAHPQCNGKLGAVGFCYGGWAVNQLAVELGDELTAAVPFYGRAPTLESVGRIRAALLMNYAEDDPKVNATRADYEAELKASEAEYQAFQYPGTRHGFHNNSTPRYNPEQAKIAWDRTLAFFKQHLA